TTGGTGGCCATGTTTTTGTTTTTCGATGCCGACCGCAGAAATTCGCGCCAGCCAAAGTAGAAGAAGTTTTTTTTCATACAGCACAATTATGTATTTACTAGTTGAATGTTGTTTTTGTTTTGTTGGTAAGGTTAAAGGTGAAAAAGTTACAGATTATTATTCAAATCGATCGGTTAAAACCACTCCGTCTTTAAAACGCTCCACTGTTCCGTCGGTATTAAAAACTTCAACCATCACAATATAGGGGCCGGTTGGTAAGCTGTTTCCTGCGTCATCTTCTCCATTCCATGAGATTTGTCCGTGCGTTCCTAAAACCGCATTGTCAGCCAATTTGCACAGTCGGCGCCCGGCGGTATCAAAAATCAAAATGTTACAAAAATACCCGGGGCTGTCCATTAACAAATCGATAGAGTATGTATCGTTGTAACCATCATTGTTCGGCGAAAAAGCCTCCGGCTGAAAAGTAACTGATATTTTTTGTGCTTCCTCATTCATGATTTGTGAGTTCTGGTAGCCCGGTGTTCCATATCCCGATTGTGTAGATGCCGAATGCCAGTTCTGTGCTTCGTTTGTTGGCTGTGTACATGAAATACGTTCGAGTGCAATACCTTCACGATCGTAAAAAATAGGTGAATGCATTTTTTCGTAGTAGTAAAATTCATCGATAATTTCCATATCGCTGTTTAGCAGAACCACGTAGTCATCATCGTTATTGAACGATGGAAATTTTTCCATTTGCAGAAAACACTCCTGACACTTTATCTCGAACCACGGAAAAACACCAAGCGTATCTTTGGTAAGCGCCAGGTATTCGTTTGGAGGAAGTTTTTTCCGTTCGCTGGTGAGCGCATACACTTGTGTAAGTTCCATGTCGTTGTCGCGCGAGGCAAGGTAAAGTTTGTTCAGCGGTATTTCTTTTTCCGAATTGTTATAAATTTCCACATAATCTTCACCATCCGGTACCGGGTTAAAAAGTACCTCGTTCAAAACAAGGTCTCCGGGTTTGATAATTACCGGGTTTTTCTCTTCACCCGAAACAATCACTTCGTCAAGAATTACCTTATCGGAGGCGTAATGGTTATTTAAATAAACTACAATTTGAAGGGTTGTTCCGTTAAACCCGGATTGTTGGGCAACAGCCTGCCCCCAGTTTCCTCGATTATCGCCATTGGTTTCAAAAGCTTGTTCTTCGCCATTATCGAGCGCATAAAATGCTTTCAGGTATTTGGTGGTTTCGTTGGCACCGCTTCCGGTTTCGTTAGCATCAAGTTGAATAGTAGTATTTTTGTAAGCTGAAATATCAATCACTTCTGATTTCCAGATCACTTCGCCATTAATGTCGCGGCATTCAAACCGTCCGCCTGATGTTGAAACCGTTTTGGCATAATCGTCTTCGTTATCGAGCATCACCTGTTCATAATTTAACGACCAGCTGCTGATGCCCTCAAAGTCAGAAAAAATGACGTTTTCATCACCAGTACCCCAAACGCCTTTGTCGGGAACAGAAAAACTTTCGTGCCAGATTTCCTGTGCGTGTACCGGGCTAAAAAACAGGATAAAAGAGTATGTTAATAATTTTAGAAGATTGGGTTTCATCGCGTTTACAATTAGAAGCAAAATACTAACTTTGGCGCACATTTAGACAGAAAAGACTATAAATTTTTTAAAAATTCAAAAATGAAAGTTGCAATTGTTGGCGTGAGCGGCGCTGTTGGGCAAGAGTTCCTGAAAGTGTTGGCCGAGAGAGATTTTCCTATGGACGAGTTGGTAATTTTTGGTTCGGCACGTAGTGCGGGCAAAACTTACGAATTTAAGGGTAAACAGCTAACAGTTAAGGAGCTTAAGCATGGCGACGATTTTAAAGATATTGATATTGCATTAACATCTGCAGGGGCAGGCGTTTCGAAAGAATATGCCGAAACCATTACCAAACACGGTGCAATTATGATTGATAACTCAAGCGCATTTCGTTACGATGATGATGTACCATTGGTTGTGCCTGAGGTAAATGCAGCGGATTCAAAAAATCGTCCGCGCAATATTATTGCCAATCCAAACTGTTCAACCATACAAATGGTAGTGGCACTAAAGCCAATTGAAGACATGTCGAAGATTAAGCGTGTGCGCGTTGCCACGTACCAGGCGGCTAGTGGTGCCGGGGCGCAGGGAATTGCCGAACTGGAAGAGCAAACCAAAGAAGTTGTTGAAGGTAAGCCGGTTACGGTAAACAAATTTGCACACCAGTTGGCCATGAATATTATCCCGCACATTGATGTTTTCCTTGATAACGATTACACCAAGGAAGAGATGAAAATGAACTGGGAAACCAAAAAAATAATGCACACCGATGCTGAGGTGAGTGCAACTTGTGTGCGTATTCCGGTTGCCCGGGCACACTCTGAAGCCATTTGGGTAGAAACTGAAGGACCACTTTCTGCTGAAGCGGTAACAAAAGCTTTTGAAGAATTTGAAGGTTTAACAGTAATTGATAACCCGGCCAAAAACGAATACCCAATGCCGTTGTTTGTTTCAGGTAAAGACGATGTTTATGTTGGGCGTATTCGCCAGGATGTTACTGATCCCAACAGCATTACTTTCTGGTGTGTTGGCGATCAGATTAAAAAAGGTGCCGCACTTAACGCAGTTCAGATTGCTGAGTGGCTGGTAGCCAACGGAGAAGTAAAATAAAATAGAGAGAAGATTATAATTAAAAGCCCGATGGAATGAATTCTGTCGGGTTTTTTATTTTTCTTCTTTTCGGTAATTTGCCGGCGACAGTCCAATATGTTTTCTGAAAATTCGTGAAAAATAATAAGGGTCGTCGTAGCCCAGACGGGCAGCAATTTCTTTTACTTTTAAATTGGTTTGCATCAGGTATTTCCGGGCCCGTTCCATTTTCAGATGAATGAAAAAATCCTGCGGGGCACTGTCAAGGTTTTGTTTAAACAACTTGTAGATATTCGATGATGAACAATTGCAAATTGTTGCCAGATCAGCCATTCTTATATTGTTGCTCAGGTTATTTTTCATGTATCCAATTACTTTTTTTAATACATCATTTTCAACATGGGTTTTTACCGATCGATAGACTTCCAGGTATTTTACCGAGCTTAAAAACTGTTTCAGGCAAATATTTGCGTAGACTACTTTCTCGGGTTGAAAATAGTCCTCCAGGTTTTGTAGCATCTCTTCAAAAAGCACAAGTCGTTCTTCAATTCTCGAGTTATTTGTTGGCGGTATTTCAATAACCTGCCCCAGGGGCGGAGAATACAATCCGGCATGTTTTCCGGTGTAATGCAGCCAGTAGTTTGTCCATGGCCGCTCGGTGCCAGCTCCATATTTACATGCTGTTTTACGCGGAATTATTATCAACTGATTGGCCCTTAAAATTTTTCGCTGGCCTTTTATTTCTACCCAGCCTTCTCCGTCAACACAATATATAAGAATGTACTGACTGCTTCCGATGGGACGATTTCTTAAATGTCCCAGTGCCTTCGGAAAGATTCCAATGTGCGTAATATATAAATCATACACCCGTGGATCTTTTAAAATTTTCTTTTTTACAATTCCGGGAAGATACACCATTCGTTGACCGATAAATCCATCTATTACGTAGTCTATTCCCTTTTTGTCTTTCATAATAAGTTGTATAAATACAATCAGTATGATTTTAGTGCATTTTTAAAAGTATAAAATAATCCATCATATTTATAAATTTGGCTATTATTTATCAGCGTGTCAGCTGTTATTTTTGCATACAATCATAATAAACCAGGGTTTTCGGATTCAGACTTGTATGTAAAGCCGGATTCTCACTAACATTTAAACCATGCAAAAACGAAATCAAAACGTAATACCTGTTTTGTTTCTACTTTTTGTTTTTCTTCCAAATTGGGCATTTACACAAAGTAAAAACACAACAGAGAAACCGCTAAAACTTGTTTTTATAACCACCTGTGTACACGAAGATTTTTTTAAACCATTAAAAAAAGGTATGGCCGAAGCCGCAGAACTAATGAATGTTGAATGCAGCTTTACTGGCACCGAAGATGTTGACGCCGAAGCACAGGCTGCCATGGTAACGCATGCAGTTAAAAATGGAGTTGACGGAATTGCTCTTAATATAATTGATCCAATTGCGTTTGATAAAGTGGTTGAAGATGCCATTGCCGCAGGCGTTCCGGTGGTTGCTTTTAATGTTGACGATAACAAAACGCCCAATGCCCGATTAAGCCGCGTTTGCCAGAATTTATTTGTAGCAGGCGAAGAATTGGGAAAAAAAGTTGCCGATGAAATCCCGGAAAACAGTACCGTAATCCTTACCATGCACTCTGAAGGAATTTCGGCTTTGGAAGACCGCCGCGATGGAATTAAGAAAGCACTTCAGCATAAAAATATTAAATGGATTGAACCAATTACCGGAATTTTTGGAGAAGAATCGGCGCTTGTAATTGCCGATGCTTTAAAAGAAAATCCTGATGCCAAAGCAATTTTGTGTACAGGATTGGCTGATACCGAAGGAGCCGGAATAGCCATTGAAAAAGAGGATGAAACCAAAAATCTGGTAGCCGCGGGTTTCGACCTTTCTCCAACAGTTCTTCATCATATAAAAAAAGGGCACCTGGCTTTTACCATCGACCAACAACCATACATGCAGGGATTTTTACCGGTTGTTCAACTAACGCATTACATCCGCTTTGGAATTGTACCCAGCAACAACGAAATCGGCGCTTCTTTTGTCGACAAAAACAATGTGGATAAAGTAGAAAAGCTGATTCACGAAGGTTACAGATAAGTAAGAAGATACTAAACCACACAAAACATATGAATTCAAGAGAAAGAGTACTAACGGCAATCGCTCATAAAGAGCCCACAAAAGTACCGGTTGATTTGGGGAGCAACCCAAGTTCCGGAATTTCAGCCATTGCCTATTCCAATTTGTTAAAATATTTAGGGAAGGAACATTTGCCCGTGCAGGTTTACGATGTGGTGCAGCAACTGGCACAACCACACAACGAAGTACTTGATTTATTTGGTATTGATGTACTGGATATTGGCCGCACGTTTAACGAAACACCTGCGCACTGGCACCCAACTACTTTGGCAAACGGCAACGAAGCTTATTACCCAAAGTGGTTTAATCCTCGGCAAAATGAAGCAGGCGACTGGATTGCCAACCATTCCTCGGGATTACCCATTGCAAAAATGCCGGGCGGTGCAACCTTTTTCGACCAAATTCATTTTCCGTGGGTAGATGCTTATCCCGATGATTTTAGTTCGCTCGACGATGCCATGTCGAAAGTACTTTGGGCAGCGTTTACTCACAGCCCCTGGGACAATTCCGCTATGCCCGGCTTTTGGGAGGAACTCCGAAAACGCGCCGTTAGTTTAAAAGAAACTTCCGACAAAGCACTAATGATTGTGGTAGGCTGCAACCTGTTTGAATGGGGCACTTTTATCCGCCGAATGGATAATTTTATGATGGATTTGTACCTGGAGCCACACAATGTTGAAAGGCTGCTGGATGCTTTAATGGAGCGCCACATGGAAACGCTGGCAAAAGTTTGTGAGGCGGTTGGTGATGTAGCAGATATTATTCGTTTTGGCGACGATTTGGGAGCAATGAACGGCCCGTTTATGGACCCCGAAATTTACCGCCAGTTATTTAAACCACGCCACAAACAACTCTGCGACTACACAAAAAAGAATAGCAACATGAAAACGTTCCTGCATTCGTGTGGCTCAATTTACCAGCTTATTCCCGATTTAATTGATGCGGGATACGACATTCTGAACCCGATGCAAACGCAGTGCACCGATATGCAACCCGAGAAATTAAAAAAGGAATTTGGGAAAGAAGTAACTTTTTGGGGTGGCGGCATTGAAACCGTTGGAACGTTGAATGCAAAAAGTACCGATGAGGTACGGGCTGAAGTATTAACACGACTTGAATTGCTCTCGAAAGGAGGCGGTTATGTTTTTAATACCGTGCACAATATTATGCCCGATGTTCCACCCGAAAATATTGTGGCCATGTTTAATGCAGTAAAAGAATTTAACGGAGAAAAATAAATATTAACCATGAAGTACAGTTCTCGGTTGGCTGTTTTTCCCGGTCTTCCGTCTCCTGTCTTCCTACTTTTTTAGAATCATGAATCTTTCAACCATAGACTACATCATCCTAATTGGCTACATGCTAATAATTGTTGGCATTGGCGTTTTTTCAGGAATGAAACGAAAAACCAAATCGAGCGAAGGCTTCTTCCTGGCAGGCCGTTCGCTAAAATGGCCACTGATTGGAACTGCTCTTTTTGCAGCAAATATATCTACCATCCACATGGTGGGATTGGCCGGGCAAGGCTTTTCCGATGGACTGGTTTGGGGGAACTTTGAATGGTCGGCACCATTCCTTTTAATTGTGCTGGGTTTAATTTTTGCCCCCTTTTATTTTAAAACGCACATTTCAACCTTGCCTGAATTTTTAGAGCGCCGCTACGACCGGTCAACAAGAACAATGCTGGCTGTAATTTCTCTTTTTACAGCCTTGTTTATGCACATTGGCGTTAGTTTATTTGCCGGGGCTTTGGTTTTCGAAAACTTTTTTGGGATTGAAAAATATACCGCCATTGTGGTAATTGCAGGTGCAACACTTATTTACTCTATTATTGGTGGATTAAAAGCTGTTGTTTTAACCGAAGCGCTGCAATCGGGCATCCTGATTATCGGAGCCGGCATTATGACTATCCTTGCAATGATGGCACTACCTGAACATGGCGTAAGTAATTTTACTGAACTAAAAGCTGCTTTAAAACCCGGGCAGTTAAGTATGATTCATTCGCACGAAGCCTCACCGCTTCCCTGGTGGGCATTTTGGCTGGGGATACCGGTGTTAGGACTAAATTACTGGTGCGCCGACCAAACCATAGTGCAGAAAGTATTGGGAGCCAAAACATTAAAAGATGCACAGAACGGGCCAATCTTTGCGGGTTTTATTAAAATCCTTCCTGTTTTCATAATGATTTTCCCTGGGATTTTTGCCTACATCATTTTAAAAGATAAAATTGCTGATGCAGACCATACGCTTCCGGTTTTAATACTGAATGTACTGCCGGTTGGCTTAAAAGGTTTAATGTCGGCAGCGTTGCTGGCCGCGTTAATGAGTACAATTGCATCGGCACTAAACAGTGCCGGTACGCTGGTATCGATGGATATTGTAAAACAGCATCGGCCCGACTTCTCAGATAAACGTTTGTTGTATATCGGGCGAATTACCATCTTGCTGGTAATAGTAATTGCCATTGCCTGGTCGCCCTTAATTGCCAAATTTCCAAGTATTTTCGAGGCCATTAACGATTTGCTGGCCGTGTTCTCGCCGCCAATTTCTGTTGTTTTTATTTTCGGAATTATGTCGAAACGAGGCACACCAAAAGCCGGACATTACACCTTGGTATTTGGCCTGACTTTGGCATTAATCGCTTTCTGCCTCGATTTTGAAATGATTGCCGGGCAACGAATTATTACCGATGTTTGGGGCATTCATTTTATGATGAAGGCCTTCTACCTGTTTATATTGTGCACAGTATTTTATTTTACAGTGAGCTTTTTTACACCGGCGGCCAGCCCCGAAGTGTTGGAAAAAATGACCATGAAAAAACCATTGTCATTCTTAACCGACGGCAAAATTACAGGAATAACCGACCCACGGATTATGGCCGGCATACTGGCACTGGTTATGATTGCGCTTTATTATTTTTTCAGGTAACAAAAATACTGCGCATAAAAAAACGCTGCTCTGGGTAAGAGCAGCGTTTTTTGTTTTATGATAATGTTGAGATTTAATCAATAATATCGAAACCCGTGTACGGAACCAAAACCTCCGGAATTTTAATTCCTTCGGGAGTTTGATTGTTTTCCAGCAAGGCCGCCACAATACGGGGCAGGGCAAGGGCACTACCGTTTAATGTATGCGCAATTTGCGGTTTTTTCACCCCTTCTTCGCGGAAACGCAGTTTTAAGCGGTTGGCCTGGAACGATTCAAAATTAGAAACTGAACTAACCTCCAGCCATTTCTCCTGGGCAGCCGAGAATACTTCAAAATCGTAGGTTAAAGCCGATGTAAAACTAATATCGCCACCGCACAAACGAAGGATGCGATAAGGTAAGCCTAATTTTGCAACCAAACCCTCAACATGGGCTACCATTTCGTCTAAAATACCGTACGATTTTTCAGGATGAGCAATCTGTACAATTTCCACTTTGTCGAACTGGTGCAGGCGGTTCAAACCGCGAACATCTTTACCGTACGAACCGGCTTCGCGACGGAAACAGGCACTGTAGGCAGTGTTTTTATAGGGCAGGTCTTTGGCATCCAGAATTACATCGCGGTAAATATTGGTTACCGGAACCTCGGCTGTTGGAATCAGGTATAAATTATCTTCGGTAATGTGGTACATCTGCCCCTCTTTGTCAGGCAATTGTCCGGTGCCAAAACCCGATGCTTCGTTAACTGCCAGTGGCGGCTGAATTTCTTCGTAACCCGCTTTTGACGCTTCGGCCAAAAAGAAATTGATAAGGGCACGCTGCAATTGCGCTCCTTTTCCACGGTAAACCGGAAATCCTGCTCCGGTAAGTTTTACGCCTAATTCAAAATCAATCAGGTTGTATTTGGCTGCCAGTTCCCAGTGTGGCAATGCTTTGTCGCCCATTTCA
Above is a genomic segment from uncultured Draconibacterium sp. containing:
- a CDS encoding lamin tail domain-containing protein → MKPNLLKLLTYSFILFFSPVHAQEIWHESFSVPDKGVWGTGDENVIFSDFEGISSWSLNYEQVMLDNEDDYAKTVSTSGGRFECRDINGEVIWKSEVIDISAYKNTTIQLDANETGSGANETTKYLKAFYALDNGEEQAFETNGDNRGNWGQAVAQQSGFNGTTLQIVVYLNNHYASDKVILDEVIVSGEEKNPVIIKPGDLVLNEVLFNPVPDGEDYVEIYNNSEKEIPLNKLYLASRDNDMELTQVYALTSERKKLPPNEYLALTKDTLGVFPWFEIKCQECFLQMEKFPSFNNDDDYVVLLNSDMEIIDEFYYYEKMHSPIFYDREGIALERISCTQPTNEAQNWHSASTQSGYGTPGYQNSQIMNEEAQKISVTFQPEAFSPNNDGYNDTYSIDLLMDSPGYFCNILIFDTAGRRLCKLADNAVLGTHGQISWNGEDDAGNSLPTGPYIVMVEVFNTDGTVERFKDGVVLTDRFE
- a CDS encoding aspartate-semialdehyde dehydrogenase, which codes for MKVAIVGVSGAVGQEFLKVLAERDFPMDELVIFGSARSAGKTYEFKGKQLTVKELKHGDDFKDIDIALTSAGAGVSKEYAETITKHGAIMIDNSSAFRYDDDVPLVVPEVNAADSKNRPRNIIANPNCSTIQMVVALKPIEDMSKIKRVRVATYQAASGAGAQGIAELEEQTKEVVEGKPVTVNKFAHQLAMNIIPHIDVFLDNDYTKEEMKMNWETKKIMHTDAEVSATCVRIPVARAHSEAIWVETEGPLSAEAVTKAFEEFEGLTVIDNPAKNEYPMPLFVSGKDDVYVGRIRQDVTDPNSITFWCVGDQIKKGAALNAVQIAEWLVANGEVK
- a CDS encoding AraC family transcriptional regulator; translation: MKDKKGIDYVIDGFIGQRMVYLPGIVKKKILKDPRVYDLYITHIGIFPKALGHLRNRPIGSSQYILIYCVDGEGWVEIKGQRKILRANQLIIIPRKTACKYGAGTERPWTNYWLHYTGKHAGLYSPPLGQVIEIPPTNNSRIEERLVLFEEMLQNLEDYFQPEKVVYANICLKQFLSSVKYLEVYRSVKTHVENDVLKKVIGYMKNNLSNNIRMADLATICNCSSSNIYKLFKQNLDSAPQDFFIHLKMERARKYLMQTNLKVKEIAARLGYDDPYYFSRIFRKHIGLSPANYRKEEK
- a CDS encoding substrate-binding domain-containing protein — its product is MQKRNQNVIPVLFLLFVFLPNWAFTQSKNTTEKPLKLVFITTCVHEDFFKPLKKGMAEAAELMNVECSFTGTEDVDAEAQAAMVTHAVKNGVDGIALNIIDPIAFDKVVEDAIAAGVPVVAFNVDDNKTPNARLSRVCQNLFVAGEELGKKVADEIPENSTVILTMHSEGISALEDRRDGIKKALQHKNIKWIEPITGIFGEESALVIADALKENPDAKAILCTGLADTEGAGIAIEKEDETKNLVAAGFDLSPTVLHHIKKGHLAFTIDQQPYMQGFLPVVQLTHYIRFGIVPSNNEIGASFVDKNNVDKVEKLIHEGYR
- a CDS encoding uroporphyrinogen decarboxylase family protein, encoding MNSRERVLTAIAHKEPTKVPVDLGSNPSSGISAIAYSNLLKYLGKEHLPVQVYDVVQQLAQPHNEVLDLFGIDVLDIGRTFNETPAHWHPTTLANGNEAYYPKWFNPRQNEAGDWIANHSSGLPIAKMPGGATFFDQIHFPWVDAYPDDFSSLDDAMSKVLWAAFTHSPWDNSAMPGFWEELRKRAVSLKETSDKALMIVVGCNLFEWGTFIRRMDNFMMDLYLEPHNVERLLDALMERHMETLAKVCEAVGDVADIIRFGDDLGAMNGPFMDPEIYRQLFKPRHKQLCDYTKKNSNMKTFLHSCGSIYQLIPDLIDAGYDILNPMQTQCTDMQPEKLKKEFGKEVTFWGGGIETVGTLNAKSTDEVRAEVLTRLELLSKGGGYVFNTVHNIMPDVPPENIVAMFNAVKEFNGEK
- a CDS encoding sodium/solute symporter (Members of the Solute:Sodium Symporter (SSS), TC 2.A.21 as described in tcdb.org, catalyze solute:Na+ symport. Known solutes for members of the family include sugars, amino acids, nucleosides, inositols, vitamins, urea or anions, depending on the system.); the encoded protein is MNLSTIDYIILIGYMLIIVGIGVFSGMKRKTKSSEGFFLAGRSLKWPLIGTALFAANISTIHMVGLAGQGFSDGLVWGNFEWSAPFLLIVLGLIFAPFYFKTHISTLPEFLERRYDRSTRTMLAVISLFTALFMHIGVSLFAGALVFENFFGIEKYTAIVVIAGATLIYSIIGGLKAVVLTEALQSGILIIGAGIMTILAMMALPEHGVSNFTELKAALKPGQLSMIHSHEASPLPWWAFWLGIPVLGLNYWCADQTIVQKVLGAKTLKDAQNGPIFAGFIKILPVFIMIFPGIFAYIILKDKIADADHTLPVLILNVLPVGLKGLMSAALLAALMSTIASALNSAGTLVSMDIVKQHRPDFSDKRLLYIGRITILLVIVIAIAWSPLIAKFPSIFEAINDLLAVFSPPISVVFIFGIMSKRGTPKAGHYTLVFGLTLALIAFCLDFEMIAGQRIITDVWGIHFMMKAFYLFILCTVFYFTVSFFTPAASPEVLEKMTMKKPLSFLTDGKITGITDPRIMAGILALVMIALYYFFR
- the serS gene encoding serine--tRNA ligase; translated protein: MLNLKFIQDNPELVVEKLKRKNFDASEIVSNIIDLYAKKNKLQGEADSAKAEMNKISKEIGQLFREGKHEEANAAKARTAELKESIKNFDTDFAAIEEKVYDLQVQLPNLPHELVPAGKGEEDNEVIKSVGEIPEMGDKALPHWELAAKYNLIDFELGVKLTGAGFPVYRGKGAQLQRALINFFLAEASKAGYEEIQPPLAVNEASGFGTGQLPDKEGQMYHITEDNLYLIPTAEVPVTNIYRDVILDAKDLPYKNTAYSACFRREAGSYGKDVRGLNRLHQFDKVEIVQIAHPEKSYGILDEMVAHVEGLVAKLGLPYRILRLCGGDISFTSALTYDFEVFSAAQEKWLEVSSVSNFESFQANRLKLRFREEGVKKPQIAHTLNGSALALPRIVAALLENNQTPEGIKIPEVLVPYTGFDIID